tttctctcagtggattccctgagaagccgttcaatctcatgtttaatgcgatgtattaactcttctttcttcgggaatttttgcttcgcagtattccataattttatcacatcgtcgtGGCAGGACTTCTTCACCTTATAGACGTGTCTTTtgacgtatgcgttataaaaatcttgatagctcattttaaattagtaagagcatgaactgagtcgagtaaaacatttacaagaataaacaaagaaggttggaacctgtccgtgtgtcgctgccactcagctcgtacgctcttgttcatcgagtcgcattcggctgatagtggcgcgaaaacaaacgacgggctacactgtaccgtaagTTCAGATttaattgagctatttggtataaaacaaatatggtggtttgacagtagtaatgtacatataacgtcgaagtatgaatgaaattattttctttcgaacgaattagtgaattaTCTTAATCATACTATGATTACGcataagattaaatcttaagcatgtacaatctggataatggaccaaaatagtataattttttttgtttcaatcagaaaaaaaattgcgtgatatttgccgagaccccccctctctccaacggaagattagatgagatttgactcgaccccctccacCCTTAAATATCTAAcataatttatggacgccccctaagtTGGACGGAAAAAGGTGATTCATTTGTAAGTACTAATGTTCAGTTTACACCAGTataagtaaatgaaataaagtttcttggaaattgaataactttctattgtaattaaattttaaaataaataaatttttgtttctccCAATTCAATATTGAAGACTTTTCAGGTTtccgaaatttataaaaattaattctggAATTTTCGGGACCTGAAAAACACATTAAGTTATCGCTGTATTCAAAAATCGTTACCAAGTAATATGGGAGCCCACTATACAGGCAAAGTACACtggtttataaataattaaggttttttttttaccaaagaaCCCGACCATCCACTTTCTATGTGAAATCGGTACTTATTGTTCGTTTTGTAGTTTtgaagaaatgtttttatttcggCTTTTAAGTTTGATACCTACATACATTCTGGCTATCCTTGAACGTTTTTTGTAAAGATGTTATTAAAGTGCAGTAAGAAAATCAACTAATGATACGAGTATCACAAAAATCGATTATGTGTTGGCCACTTGTTAAACTCTATTTAGTCAATGcaaaaatagatatttttattttcatgtgaataacttttgtatctaatggacaattttttcatttatgtctTAAATCTTTTTAGGATATGTTAGGTTTTCGTGATAAAACGGTTAAGCATAAAACGGCTGACACGGCCgaaaattagtcaccgttcatagttcacaaatactcaaccctccccacccCTCTTCTTTTCGTTCTAtcgttttttccttcacctctttttgcCTCTTGCAATTGTATCACAAATGATGAACCAAACATCTTTCATctaagtgggcccactctctgtgcaaccattacaacctatCTTAAGTTTAGGGAATggctaaaaaaatttcgaaaatcgttttctcatattttgctttcaatatattataataggaaatttttgttatttttacataaagaagctattttttaactttgtaaataacttaaaaatgtttaattttgatGACAATTCAAGCGTGGACGAAAGATAGGAGATTcagttttctttaatttgataTATCATTTGAGTTGATCGGTTAAGGGCTTCTccgaatattttcagtttttttgttcTATCTTTGTTTCTTTAATCCAAGACTGTTATTTAGCGGAATGTCAAaaatttcatgacaaaaataatCGGATTAAGCGTCCGGTTTTATATAGGAATTTAATGGTCTGGTGTTTGGGTTTGTGTTTGGCTATAAACTAACGTTACTTCTGAAAGCCAGCTACACCAAGAATCAATGCTTTTTCAATCAAAACATCAATAACaccagaaaaaatcaaaaattataaatttgttgaGTAGTGTCATTTACTGTTATGACTTTTTCTCTCCTGTATTCCTTATACTGCCTTATTTATTAAGTATTTTGTTTGATAAGACATTCTTAAATTTGTTACAAGCTTGCCCACTTTGttagaaaattatataaatttttgtttgtatgcaaaACAGCTCCGATCACTTAAAAACGGATAAGATAGATAAGATTGTTTAAAGTAATAATGAATTTTCTGCAAAATTCACCGACGCATTGAATGATTCATCATAAGTGATAGTAGACGGACTTACCCATTTGTGTATGGAAATATTTACAGGTTATGAAATTCATTATCTCTCATTCCGAGCGCATTGAGAATCAATTGTCCGAATGTATTGTATCAGGTTATATAAGCTTTGAAGCTTTGAAAGAAGTGACTTAAAACGTTGCAAGCCATGAATGCATTTCCATTtgatgtacaaggtggcgcaaaattaatcatcctatcaaAAGATGTATTTATAGCTTTTGAAAATGGTGTCAAATTTGACGATTGGGAACTAAAAGCTGCATTCAAGCGTAAAGGACCGCGTACAtggacaaataaaaaattattcaaaaacaaaataacttagttttaagtataaatattgttaaatgttATTAAGCAGAtcgcaataaataaatggataatgcaagaaaaataaatggatgattaattttgtgtcaccttgttccatttttttctttactttgttGGTACACTTGTTCCCAATACATGTTGAGATTATCAaccattttgcatttttaatttgtttttagcaAATATAAGAGTTGGACATGTTTGTGCGTGATTGgggattttttgctttaaaaaaaaaaaatatatatatatatatatatatgtaaatatcaaataatctatagtattattttaaaacatggcgcttattctgactaaactacaatatgtacagatatgaaatatatatcaaaagaaaggttttgatgggcatattttaaattaaaattataaaaattaaaattataaaaattaaaattggttaatttgttcatgaaatatttgcgtgtaaagttatcaaaattttcatattgataacagcgatgtctatgcaaagcgggatgacacacaaatatacgcataaatatgagtacgtttgctttgtttagctctctttctaatgagcacagcattgtatacatttggattctcaataattgttttgttttgttctctttactaataaatatgtattcatgaacatagtcccaacgggtgctgcgaatttttttcaaaattttgttgtgatggcaataattggtatgaattgataattgacttgaaattagtcaattcacttaaaacaacgggaacagtgcaaattagaaagagttttggacagacgcaaaatagaatttattttaagaaaaaagtacatccatatttaattttaaaggaCGACGAAATGGATAATCAAAACATTAACATCAAATCTGATAACATAATAAACGTTccgcaaattaaaacaagaaagaccaccataagcgaaattaaaaattaaataagacagctaagcgataaaaaagctccaggatatgattttataaatggaaaaattttaaaagagttacctgaaatagcattgcaattcataaaaaatgtattcaattgcatgttagagactaaatacttctcacgactatggaaaattgctcaaattaccgccatacccaaaccaggaaaagatgccaccaaaactgcTTCATATCGACCCATTAGCCTATTGCCAactctttcaaaagtgtttgaaaaaatattattcgacCGACTGgaaccaattttgacagcaaaaaaagtgataccaagccatcaattcggatttagacggcaacactcaacagtccaacaaatccacagggttactaacaaaatacttaacgatatgaatgacaaaaaatattgtgtagctgtatacctagacattgcaaaagcctttgataaagtttggcataaaggacttttgcataagctcaaacgaatctttccacaaaactactttgaacttttgaagagctacataactgatcgaaagttttatataagatatgaagacgaatattccgatattctaccaatgacagctggagtaccgcaaggcagtgtattaggtcctctcttatatctaatatacaccgcagatgtgccaactccgacaacagataatacaatgatagcaacgttcgcggatgatactgtattaatggcatcaaacaatgacgaaaaactggcgacctctacacttcaaaaattaataaacaatacagtaaattggtttgacgaatggggtatagaagttaataaagacaaaactatacaagttatatatacaaacaaaaagacatcaaaatataatctaaccttaaaaaacaacaaaataaaaatctgtccagcagcaaaatatcttggaataactattgacgaaaaactaacatggaagcagcatatcattaacaaaagaaatcaaatcaagaataagtaccggcaattaagttggctaatcggacgagcatcaaaactatcactgtataataaagtgactatatacaaaacaattattactcctatctggaaatacggaatagaaatatggggaacggctaaaaacacaaatatccagctcatacagcgaacacaatccaaaatattacgaaatataacaaatgcgTGACTTAAACGTAGACACTATCCAAGAAACAATCACCAAATGTAGCACTAAGCATATACAGCGACTGTTAgtccaccaaaacgaagaaatgcgtaaaatagcaccggcagaaaatatcaaacgaagattaaagcgactcacaccgactgatctaactataagatttacagtgtaatcacaaaaaacaataataataataataaattcttcttacattggtaaaagaacataatagaccctaattgtacaaaaattacatattgttaatatataacagactgtaataaataaaggggagatataaaaaaataaaaaaaaaaaaaaaggacgaccaagaagagttcgtagaagagttcctactttaagtggaggaatagagcaggtaagtaagtgataaatgtttgaaacgtcacgtattggatatgattggtagaaACATcctcttttgttttcgttcatatatagtacaattgaactacaatatataaacgtatgtatgtacttaaaaattttgtgtgcgtttgatcctttttgcaaaactcaaaattttaaatagttttaaaaaatgaggagagagagacaaattagttatttatttgaaggtaaactgtatttgggctattctcagacaaattttatagtaatagacGATGCCCAACGTCATTTAAAAgaacacttttttattattattgacatgTTCAGGTGTTacaatacatataggtatatgtactaAGAACTTAGTCTATCTAGAAAAGATTTCCACATATTCCGATTGCTGGCtaggaattttaattcattgaatGACTTTTTGGATTCCTGGTTAACGCATCTACGCCAAGTCATTTTGGGACGCCCTCTGTTTCTAGTGCCTTGCGGGTTCCATTGTAAGGCTGAGTAGACTATTTCATCGGGTTGTTTTCGGAGGGTGTGCCCGATCCATTTGTACTTTCTGTGCATTATTTCCTTTTCAATAGGTTTTTGGTTCGTCAGTTGCCACAGGCGAGGGTTAGATATAGTACGTGGCCACCAGATACCGATAATGCGTCGCAAGCATCTGTTTACGAATGCCTGTAGTTTTCTCGTTGAGTCTTGTTTCATGTGCCACGTTTCGCTGCCATACAGTAACACAGATTTTACGCAAGCATTAAATATACCGATTATAGTGCCTCTTTTAAGCGCTTTGTTAGACCACACTCGTGACATCCCAGCAAACGTGTTCGTCGCTATGGATATCCTACGCTGGATGTCAGCCGTTGTACCACCATCGGGGGTTAGGATGCTACCTAGATACTCAAATTTGTTTACATCGTCAACTTGTCCTCCGTCTATTTTAAACTCTGTGTTGTTGATTACGTtaattctcatagacttggtcTTCTTTATATTAACTTGTAAGCCAAGTTTTAAGCAGTCGTTTGTTGTGTTGGAGAGTCTTGTTTGTAGTTCGTTATAAGAGTTACTAATTAGAacgacgtcgtccgcatatgataGGTCGCCAAGTTTTTGAGTCATCTTCCAGTTTATACCACAACGGTTATAAGTTTCGAAAGCTATGTCCAGTGCTGTTATGAAGAGTAAGGgagagagtgcgcagccttgcTTCACGCCTGATACAGTAGGGAAGGACTCGCTTAGTTGTTTTTCGTGCAACACTCGGCAGCATGAGCCGTCATACATGCATTTTATGatgttaattattttatctGGGACACCTCTCGCAGATAGAGCAGACCAGATTATATCCCGCTTTAGGGAGTCGAACGCCTTTGCAAAATCGATAAATGCCAGGTAGAGTGGTGAGTTGTACTCAGCAGATTGTTCTATCAAGATTCTAAGAGTATGTATATTGTCGATACACGAGCGTCCAGGTCTAAaacgaacacaaaaacaaaaaaagaacactATTACCCATAAAATCCACGAACTTTTTgacacagatatacatttttaagtgttttgttttttttctttgtattgtattctatgtgtgtacatgtatatttttatgtatgcagccattatcaaatcatatatgaatatgaactttgaacattttttttaccattcttcttaaaattttttaaaacgtaaacaaaatttttacttttgcaaatccaagaaattttacgaatgacaaaaaaatatatataattgtgttggtgaatggcacacgacttatcataaaacaaatgcatccgaattgTTTGCACGCGGAAGTATTATGCGGAGAAgctcagggaaggcgatttctattgcctcgtataaatttgcagccgagcgaaaccacacttcctTTTACGTTGAAGCGCCGCCAATTTTCCATTACAATAGCCTTcgccataacaataaataaggcccaggggcaaacattatcaagggtggggcttcactaaaaggaggattgctttgctcacggccaactttatgttgcgttaagtcgggttagatcctgggaaaatatactagttcaaatgggcaataacgaaaacttgacgttgaatgtagtttataatgaagtagtttaaaaaaaaaattactgatttaactgaaaaaaattttaaaaatgttatatgcataagttcttacatctatactaatattataaagaggaaaactttgtttgtttgtaatgaataggctcaaaaactactggaccgattttaaaaattctttcaccattcgaaagctacatcatccacgagtaacatggattatattttattttggaaatagggctcgagatataggtcaaaacgtggacccgggtaaccttcggatgcgtatgtacaataggggtatcaaatggaagctgttggtgaatgctttagtacagagtatttttcatgccgctccgtgactagggtctcgagatagagaccaaaacgtggaccctagaatgtgtttgtacaatatggatatcaaattgaagctgttggtgaatgctttagtacagagtatttttcatgccgctccgtgactggggtctcgatatataggtcaaaacgtggacccgggtaacctttggttatgtatgtacaatatgggtatcaaatgaaatctgttgataagtactttaatacggggtaattttcatacctattgatgactagggtctcgaaatatatgccaaaacgtggacccgccgtgtctttgaaccgaattaaaccaaacttacgcacattgttaagtaagtattgaaaatgggtttcgtaaagtttggttgtaattcggagcactggcaacgggtacagcgttcttttgaaccagccataatgtcgcttacttttttaacgcttggggcggaactgaactgtcaaattgacagtgtgagttacaatgtgtcaatttttctttctgatttggatgccataaggacgtaagtgcaacatgtaaaaattgtttgtgcatttttttggagtggattttggaacagtgaataatttcttacgaaatttgagaatttaatgtgaaatccgaatgaaattatgtattcgtggaaaaaaatttttttttcgttttttttttattgaaaaatataaatggataatggttaaaaaagctccaatctatatatataaatgtgaaaatctgtccctatattcgcttaaaactcgcgaacgggctcacctatccaaaccaatttttaggctttgtttggactattcagtagatggtttgtgttttaaaattttaagaatcggataccagggtctcgagaaataggccaaaacgtgaacccgggtaaccctaggatgtgtttgtacaatatgggtagcaaatggaagctgttgatgattctatagtatagagtatttttgatgccgctccgtggctagggtctcgagatataatccaaaacgtggacccgggtaaccctaggatgtgtttgtacaatatgggtagcaaatggaagttgctgatgattctatagtatagagtatttttcataccgttccgtgactagggtctcgagatataatccaaaacgtggacccgggtaaccctaggatgtgtttgtacaatatgggtagcaaatggaagctgctgatgattctatagtatagagtatttttgatgccgctccgtgactagggtctcgagatatcgcccaaaatgtggaccccgataacttaaggatgcgttcgtacaatatgggtagcaaatgaaagctgttgatggtttctatagtatagagtatttttcataccgttccgtgactagggtctcgagatataatccaaaacgtggacccgggtaaccctaggatgtgtttgtacaatatgggtagcaaatggaagctgctgatgattctatagtatagagtatttttgatgccgctccgtggctagggtctcgagatatcgcccaaaatgtggaccccgataacttaaggatgtgttcgtacaatatgggtagcaaatggaagctgttgatgatttctatagtatagagtatttttcataccgttccgtgactagggtctcgagatataatcccaaacgtggacccgggtaaccctaggatgtgtttgtacaatatgggtagcaaatggaagctgctgatgattctatagtatagagtatttttaatgcccctccgtaactagggtctcgagatatagaccaaaacgtggacctggataaccctaggatgtgtttgaaccgGTACCTTACCTGTATGtgtataggtgaccaccacaatcaaattttaaaaaagtacagaaaaggctattgtgacatctttagaaagtatgttgaatgaaaaaaatcaactaattcaactgtttaaacattttacgagttctataaagaaaacttaatatgaaaaatttcttgcgatataaaacaaacattttatgtatggtggtgcgaagcccactgggtgaTGCTagtgcttaataaaacatataaattgaaacgaaaaattcatggatgatcaggaaaaaagacgattgtttattcatatgggttgatttcaaatttaaaaacaatcttcttttttcctgattttcaatttatattttatgtattagaGTGAGAGCCCGCGACGCCCAGACCttcgttaaattataaaagttggaaatttttctatatacgtctcctatacaggtataagcaaacccagattattaaacctgggtcgcggtggctttggcaggtaacaggtagtaaaggtgagtaaaattgagtctcaaatttgtaatagtataaagcttagtttttatacatttcaacttacaatcatatcagaaactgcctcgtccattggcggacacttagggcggtaacaacccctccccagacaccctaacattctaattatttataaatctactttcgtcatagtataaaatctaatttttatatatgttattcagagatctataaaaataatgttttcacaatccccagacagtttcgatggttcccctatcttcccagacataatgaagtccactccaggcgtgagcgcgatgaatatatatgtacgttggcGCGAGTGAAATAGTGCGATCTGTTCTCTAAATTTATcaagaaaattcattatatacatttattatattttatttatattatatacattataacagcagaaaaattttcatattaacaaattattaaatcaacAATACAATAATGCGATTTTTATTGAGTCAAGTGGAGATCTACGAAAGTTGTAAAtatcaatcgaaaattttttctagtattgtgcagaaaaaaatacgaaaaatcgaCAGCTGATGGTAAAATTCTAAAAGTTTAAAGTTAAGAagataaatttgtatgcatgttagtTTTACTGTAAGGAGAGAGAATAATTTAGATCGTAATTGAACCAATCGAAAaagatttcaattatatttataattatagccattacaataaaagtaaaaatataatgtgtcaaacattattattaaatcaaaaaaaatatttaatcaactTCATCGTCCTCGTCGGTATCTCGATTATCTTCATCATCGCTACTCCATTCTGCGGATTTGTCCTCATGAATGTCATCGTCTTCATCAGCTTCTGTAATAATTAAAGCAAGTTAGAATAATTATGAATGGTTGATAATTTCTTCACAAACAGTGAACATTATAACATACCTGACAAAGTTTGTAGAGAATCACTGACATAAGTAGGTAGCTGATCTccttcaaaccatttaaaatgGTATTGATCATTTTCCAGTACCCAGCCATTATTTTCAGGTTTATGTGAAGTAGGTTTTCTTAAGTGAGCATTGTTCCAAATCGTACAAATATAATTAGCTCGTAAAAAATGCTGTAGTAGCTCATTTTCACAAGGTGGTAAACTGCTAGCATCAaagtttctcaatttttttcgattgaaaGCCTCATTAATGTCGGAAACTTTGTATGAGTCTATAAACATCTGAACTCGAGCAGAATTGACATCAATTGCATTCCGAACATTATATACACTGCATATATATTTCTGAATACTATTGAAAATGTTCTTCTGTTCACTGCTGTCCTCTATTAACTTATTTTCGCCGAACTTTATAAAAGCTTTTTGGAattcatcgtttttttttaatagtttgtaAGGTCTTAGTTTTCCCTTTCTAAATAATGCCGGATTGTAATCGCACCCTGTTATTGCGTGGAAACCAGGCAAGCTTCGGCAAATGGATTCTCCTAACTGGGCGTGTATCTTTGTTAGATTCACGTACCTCACATTGTTTCCAGTACCCGTCAGCATCCAAATGGTCGAATCATTTTTCAAGCGATGTAAATGAGCAAGCATTATAGCGGCAATATCAGTGTCAACAGTTCGAATTACTATATTTGCTTCAAAGTTGTaattacagatatgaaatataattttggtaTCAGCTTCCTCATGTTCCGGGCATGACAATTCTTCATTAATACCTGATAAAACTTTCCGGGAATCATTAACAATGAAAGAATGACATTTTCTAAAGTTTATGTGAATTAAAGTGTTACCAATAAATGGTGCCATTTCATCAGTAGcccaatgtaaaataaaaaagtttacaagAGCTTCTTTAAAGTTGGAATTTTTTAACTCCTTTGTAAAATTACTTG
The sequence above is drawn from the Anastrepha obliqua isolate idAnaObli1 chromosome 4, idAnaObli1_1.0, whole genome shotgun sequence genome and encodes:
- the LOC129244318 gene encoding uncharacterized protein LOC129244318; amino-acid sequence: MVTQLKALRVDVIFDQYFTPSIKDYEHSPRSESAQLDYIITSPDQKVPSINEELSCPEHEEADTKIIFHICNYNFEANIVIRTVDTDIAAIMLAHLHRLKNDSTIWMLTGTGNNVRYVNLTKIHAQLGESICRSLPGFHAITGCDYNPALFRKGKLRPYKLLKKNDEFQKAFIKFGENKLIEDSSEQKNIFNSIQKYICSVYNVRNAIDVNSARVQMFIDSYKVSDINEAFNRKKLRNFDASSLPPCENELLQHFLRANYICTIWNNAHLRKPTSHKPENNGWVLENDQYHFKWFEGDQLPTYVSDSLQTLSEADEDDDIHEDKSAEWSSDDEDNRDTDEDDEVD